GTTCATGTCGTCCATCTGTGCAGTCATCGCTTTCTGGTACATCTCCACGAGCCGGTTGGTCTCGATGAGTGCCGTCATTTCACGAATCGGGTTGACATTGCTCTTTTCGATCATGTACTGGTAGACACCGCTGGTTTCCGTCACAATGTTCATCTCCTTTTCAAGGCGTTTGCCGGGCATCGTAAAGTAGTTGTCTCCCTCCGCCTCCAAATCCTGGAGATTGTCGACGCGCACCACCATCAGGTCGTCCAGATAGACAGGCGTGTCCATCGCCGTTTTGTCCATGTATTCGATGCGCCCGCTCTTGCCGATGTTGATATTGATGGCATCCACAGGCACCGTAATCGCCTGGTGATTCTGAAAATAGTGCCGGGAGAGGACCTTGAAGCCGTCGCGGGTCATGAGTTCGCCATGCTCATTGAGCCTGAACGCGCCGTCGCGGGTCAGACGGATGCCGGAAGGGGTTTCGACCGCAAAGAAAAGATTCTTTTCGTCCAGTGCGACATCCAGGGGATTGCCCGTATGGACCATCGCTCCCATTCTGAAATCGGTGAAGCGCTCCACGATGCGGGGGACCCGGTTGATGGAACGGTTCAGGAATTTCGCCCCCTCTTTCGTCTGGTTGGGGAGCGGAAGTTCATCGCGCCTGCGTTGAAAAAGACGCATAAAATCGCCGATGACGACATCCGTCCCTTTGTAGCCGTTGGTCCTGACATTGGCCAGATTGTGGCTGATCTGGTCAAGACGGTTGAACTGGGTCACCATACCGCCCGTTACCGAATAGAAGCCGTTTTGCATGAAAATCCTTGCTTCGAAATTCACTGTTTGCCAAATAAAAGCAACAACCGTTCCAATCCACAATTTCGCCGTCAAGGTTTCTTGAAACGATTAATCATCCGTTAGAAATGTCGATCATATTCGAACATCAAGGATTTTTTACATTTTTTTGGATATAATCCGTCTTACTCTCACGAACCACGAAGGAGCCCTCCTTAATGACTGCTAAAGAGCTAAATCAGGCACTCGAAAAACTTTTTGAAGAGCACAAAAACGAAAAATACATCACTTTTGAAAAGATCGTTCAGCTTTTCGAAAAACAGCCGACACTTACCCAGGCGAAAAACATACTCAAACTCGCCAAAAAACACAACATCAAAATCATCACATCCAGCGAACGCGCGATGCTTTTGAATATCGAAGAGGCGGAAAAACGCGAATCGGACCGGCAGAAGCTGAGCGACCAGTCGCTCGAGGAGGAGTTCGATTTCACCCGGGAAAAGGAGCTGCTCGAATGGTCCCGAAGCGATTCGCCCGTTCGCATGTATCTGCGCGAAATGGGACAGATTCCCCTTCTAACCAAGGAAGAGGAGATCGAGATCAGCAAAAAGATCGAAATGGGTGAAGACATCATCCTCGATGCCATCTGTTCCGTTCCCTACCTGATCGACTTCATCCTCGACTACAAAGAGCCGCTCATCAACCGCGAGCGAAGGGTCAAGGAGCTTTTTAAAAGCTTCGAGGAAGCCGACAGCGACAGTGACGAAGATGTCGACGAAGCGACGAAAAAGAGTTCCAAAGACGACAAGCGGGTCAAAAAGGTGATCGAAACCTTCAAAGCGCTCGAAAAGGCGAAGAAAGACTGGCTCAAAACCCAGCAGAAGCAGCCGCCGGAAGATGCGAGCGAGGAGGAGAAATTCCATTACCAGCTGGTGCTCTCCTACAAGAAAAAAGTACTCAAAGACCGCCTGCTGGACCTGGGCCCCACATCCAAACTGATCAACGAACTGGTCAAGGCGATGGAGACGGCGCTCAAAAGCGACGAAGGGTTCGAGAAAGAACTCAAACGCCTCGAATACCGACTCCCCCTGTTCAACGAGCAGCTCAGGGCGAACCACCAGAAAATCCTCGACAACATCGTGAACATGTCCAAAGAGGAGATCGCGGCAGCCGTACCCGAAGCGACAATGGTCAGCACCTACCTGCAGATC
This genomic interval from Hydrogenimonas urashimensis contains the following:
- a CDS encoding flagellar hook-basal body protein; translation: MQNGFYSVTGGMVTQFNRLDQISHNLANVRTNGYKGTDVVIGDFMRLFQRRRDELPLPNQTKEGAKFLNRSINRVPRIVERFTDFRMGAMVHTGNPLDVALDEKNLFFAVETPSGIRLTRDGAFRLNEHGELMTRDGFKVLSRHYFQNHQAITVPVDAININIGKSGRIEYMDKTAMDTPVYLDDLMVVRVDNLQDLEAEGDNYFTMPGKRLEKEMNIVTETSGVYQYMIEKSNVNPIREMTALIETNRLVEMYQKAMTAQMDDMNNDAITKLASVRA
- the rpoD gene encoding RNA polymerase sigma factor RpoD, with the translated sequence MTAKELNQALEKLFEEHKNEKYITFEKIVQLFEKQPTLTQAKNILKLAKKHNIKIITSSERAMLLNIEEAEKRESDRQKLSDQSLEEEFDFTREKELLEWSRSDSPVRMYLREMGQIPLLTKEEEIEISKKIEMGEDIILDAICSVPYLIDFILDYKEPLINRERRVKELFKSFEEADSDSDEDVDEATKKSSKDDKRVKKVIETFKALEKAKKDWLKTQQKQPPEDASEEEKFHYQLVLSYKKKVLKDRLLDLGPTSKLINELVKAMETALKSDEGFEKELKRLEYRLPLFNEQLRANHQKILDNIVNMSKEEIAAAVPEATMVSTYLQIKKLFQTKEASKNSFNLDPEKLQEILEQIKRGKKISEEAKTRMAKSNLRLVVSIAKRYTNRGLPFLDLIQEGNIGLMKAVDKFEYKKGYKFSTYATWWIRQAISRAIADQARTIRIPIHMIETINRINKIMRKHLQETGKEPDVETIAKEVGLSVDKVKNVIKITKEPVSLEAPVGSEEDGRFGDFIEDKSSASPVESVMKEDLKEQIDDVLDQLNEREKAVICMRFGLMDDESDRTLEEIGKALNVTRERVRQIESSAIKKLKHPKVGRKLKNYIEE